The following coding sequences are from one Pigmentibacter sp. JX0631 window:
- a CDS encoding sugar phosphate nucleotidyltransferase, with protein sequence MNYKIENEKYIPIVLCAGFGTRLKPLTNYLPKVTCPIIDKPVAFLSIEIFLKAGFKEIHCNTHYLSEQVKEELIKAAEYHGYNSNCIKFWHENDLLDTGGGITRIYKEVTENSKLKRDAIVVSGDIAADFPLKEMIFQWEQKKTESLALMATKKLNYTRKDATWLDKTGNYIVGFGENYINKNECISSVFTTHQIISHKILEITSIEKSSSINLIYRKILEKKLKIMNFNYPENNYWFDIGTPIDYLNCINFFSKIHRNFEYLNDNLVINFFHSTIPEDLKNNLIPLKETNIKNKVILKFKSATSNNLFTFKNSSSNLDDNYFYFII encoded by the coding sequence ATGAATTATAAAATTGAAAATGAAAAATATATCCCCATAGTCTTATGTGCCGGATTTGGAACTAGACTAAAACCATTGACAAATTATCTCCCAAAAGTAACTTGTCCAATAATCGATAAACCAGTCGCCTTCTTATCAATTGAAATATTTTTAAAAGCCGGATTTAAAGAAATTCATTGTAATACTCATTATCTTTCTGAACAAGTGAAAGAAGAATTAATTAAAGCAGCAGAATATCATGGCTATAATTCAAACTGTATTAAATTTTGGCATGAAAACGATTTACTTGATACAGGTGGTGGGATCACTAGAATTTATAAAGAAGTAACAGAAAACAGTAAATTAAAAAGAGATGCAATAGTAGTATCCGGAGATATTGCTGCAGATTTTCCTTTGAAAGAAATGATATTTCAGTGGGAGCAAAAAAAAACTGAATCATTAGCATTAATGGCCACAAAAAAACTAAACTATACTAGAAAAGATGCAACTTGGTTGGATAAAACAGGGAATTATATCGTTGGTTTTGGAGAAAACTATATAAATAAAAATGAATGCATTTCTTCTGTTTTTACAACACATCAAATAATTTCACATAAAATATTAGAAATTACTTCTATAGAAAAATCCTCTAGTATAAACCTTATTTATAGAAAAATTCTTGAAAAAAAACTAAAAATAATGAATTTTAATTATCCTGAAAACAATTACTGGTTTGATATCGGAACGCCTATTGATTATTTAAATTGTATAAATTTCTTCTCAAAAATCCATAGAAATTTTGAATATTTAAATGATAATTTAGTGATAAATTTTTTTCACTCAACAATACCAGAAGATTTAAAAAATAATTTAATTCCATTGAAAGAAACAAATATAAAAAATAAAGTAATCTTAAAATTTAAATCTGCTACGAGTAATAATTTATTCACTTTTAAAAATTCGAGCAGTAACTTAGATGATAATTACTTCTATTTTATTATATAG
- a CDS encoding phosphotransferase — MSGTFTLPLESEQLMLRIQDFKIINSDQIHTIQEPVLILIAGDASDRKFFRLINKEISAICMQFPKWEGGYGGDPISWIGMHNALSKMELPVPKIIEIDETNSCIWTEDLGDIFLTSIINDEILDIDDHKCNQAINYYKQALDLLIKAQYPQVKIDHPAINRFFDYEKLYYEMNFFITHFLNGFLNLNVSEENLEYINLYQDLKLLCKKLDSCERVLCHRDYHVRNIMLKDKDLYWIDFQDARMGPHAYDVVSLVRDSYVQITWKTRKHLYDYYIEKLNKIREKNNLNNISSISFNLELLLMGLQRNIKAIGSFGYLATKKNKPNYLRYVRQTLSILCSKEAQIHEETDIKAMLPNLFKLLYDLYNGSLEEILNEKIKNFK, encoded by the coding sequence ATGTCAGGAACTTTCACACTTCCATTAGAATCGGAACAGCTTATGCTTAGAATTCAAGACTTTAAAATTATAAATTCCGATCAAATACATACGATTCAAGAGCCAGTTCTTATATTAATTGCTGGTGATGCTAGTGATAGAAAGTTTTTTCGTCTTATAAATAAAGAAATTAGCGCAATTTGTATGCAATTTCCTAAATGGGAAGGTGGATATGGAGGAGACCCTATTAGCTGGATTGGAATGCACAACGCCCTTTCAAAAATGGAGCTTCCTGTTCCTAAAATTATAGAAATCGACGAAACTAATTCATGTATTTGGACTGAAGATCTTGGCGATATATTTCTAACTTCAATTATTAATGATGAAATTCTTGATATTGATGATCATAAATGTAACCAGGCTATAAATTACTATAAACAAGCATTAGATCTTTTAATAAAAGCTCAATATCCTCAAGTAAAAATAGATCATCCTGCTATCAATCGATTTTTTGATTATGAAAAATTATACTACGAAATGAATTTTTTTATTACCCATTTTCTTAATGGTTTTTTAAATTTAAATGTATCTGAAGAAAATCTTGAGTACATCAACCTTTATCAAGACCTAAAATTATTATGCAAAAAATTAGATTCATGTGAAAGAGTACTTTGTCACAGAGATTATCATGTCAGAAATATCATGTTAAAAGATAAAGATTTGTACTGGATTGATTTCCAAGATGCGAGAATGGGTCCACATGCATACGATGTTGTCAGCTTAGTACGGGATAGTTACGTACAAATTACTTGGAAAACCAGAAAGCATTTGTATGATTACTATATTGAAAAACTTAATAAAATTCGAGAAAAAAATAATTTAAATAATATATCTAGCATAAGTTTTAACCTTGAATTACTTCTAATGGGATTACAAAGAAATATTAAAGCAATTGGAAGCTTTGGATATTTGGCTACTAAAAAAAATAAACCAAATTATTTGAGATATGTAAGACAAACTCTGAGTATTTTATGCTCAAAAGAGGCACAAATTCACGAAGAGACTGATATAAAGGCAATGCTTCCAAATTTATTCAAACTTCTTTATGATTTATATAATGGTTCACTAGAAGAAATATTAAATGAAAAAATAAAAAATTTTAAATAG
- a CDS encoding tetratricopeptide repeat protein, translated as MQKDIQSFDVKYLESASNSFWREINPSAKSCISLIKLLEIYASHEEWEKIINLSSRAVLHLTKFYDRADFYHIWICALKETFDHGALISLGKHLLKMRNYHPVFLSLALIAFHFASCSKVSLKIFKYLRNSKGVENRFAFEACGLLLASSKNSENINKGINLIEKVCQDKKASYFTWRNYLRKLSENNLIEKMSETYNLIHEKFPFAQEPYLVAVLISMYEKDWNESIRILGQILRDNPKNTNAILAMADCYLENGDFIKSLSLLTLKEYLFLDNDFDYHLLLGKSIKYIIEGEYDSNLYETAFRHLNKAIAIAKSLNLNSSEPEKEIHSLKILNSINTQKEAIIEEDNIIKIHAENNAIDLEKMYIERKVS; from the coding sequence ATGCAAAAAGATATTCAGTCATTTGATGTAAAATATTTAGAAAGTGCATCGAATTCATTTTGGAGAGAAATTAATCCTTCAGCAAAATCTTGTATTTCACTAATTAAATTACTGGAAATATATGCATCCCATGAAGAGTGGGAAAAAATTATCAATCTATCCTCGAGAGCAGTACTACATTTAACAAAATTTTATGACAGAGCTGATTTTTATCATATCTGGATTTGTGCATTGAAAGAAACATTTGATCATGGAGCGTTAATTTCTCTTGGAAAACATTTACTAAAAATGAGAAATTATCATCCTGTTTTCTTATCACTGGCACTTATTGCCTTTCATTTTGCATCATGTAGTAAAGTAAGTTTAAAAATATTTAAGTATTTAAGAAATTCTAAAGGAGTTGAAAACAGATTTGCTTTTGAAGCTTGCGGATTACTATTAGCCTCTTCAAAAAATTCAGAAAATATAAATAAAGGTATTAATTTAATAGAAAAAGTTTGCCAGGACAAAAAAGCAAGTTACTTTACTTGGAGAAATTACTTAAGAAAACTTTCTGAGAATAATCTAATAGAAAAAATGAGTGAAACTTATAATCTAATTCATGAAAAATTTCCGTTTGCACAAGAACCCTATTTAGTAGCAGTATTAATATCAATGTATGAAAAAGATTGGAATGAATCAATAAGAATTTTAGGGCAAATTTTGCGGGATAATCCAAAAAATACGAATGCCATACTTGCGATGGCAGACTGTTACCTTGAAAATGGAGATTTCATAAAATCTTTGAGTCTGCTAACACTAAAAGAATACCTATTCTTAGATAATGATTTTGATTATCATCTTTTATTAGGTAAATCAATTAAGTACATTATAGAAGGTGAATATGATTCTAATCTTTATGAAACTGCTTTTAGGCATTTAAATAAAGCTATAGCTATTGCAAAATCCTTAAATTTAAATTCAAGTGAACCTGAAAAAGAAATTCATAGCCTTAAAATTTTAAATAGTATTAACACACAGAAAGAAGCAATTATTGAAGAGGACAACATTATTAAAATTCATGCTGAAAATAACGCTATTGATTTGGAAAAAATGTATATAGAAAGAAAAGTTAGTTAG